Proteins encoded within one genomic window of Flavobacterium sp. NG2:
- a CDS encoding sugar kinase: MKKVITFGEILLRLSTERHLRFSQAESFKATYGGGEFNVAVSLVNYGMNAEYVTKIPDNEIGISALKEMRKLDVGCDNVLFGGDRLGIYFLETGTSTRASNVIYDRANSSMSSLQKGEFDWKEILKGATWFHWSGITPALSESAAEACLEAIKVAHDMGLTISTDLNYRAKLWQYGKQPKEVMPEMLKYSNVILGDIDTAYFMLGLDKVDPDYKDSAALPALYDKIFDMCPEMKYVATTLRYSVSASHQRIGGVMYDGKTIFNAEVQEVTPVVDRVGSGDAFMGGLIYGLNEEPLDKQRALNFAVAACCLKHTIAGDYNLVTKPEIEKLLSGDFSGKVSR; this comes from the coding sequence ATGAAAAAAGTGATCACTTTTGGTGAAATTTTACTCCGTTTGTCTACAGAAAGACATTTACGATTTTCTCAAGCGGAATCTTTTAAAGCTACCTACGGAGGTGGAGAGTTTAACGTAGCAGTATCATTAGTCAATTATGGTATGAATGCTGAATATGTTACTAAAATTCCTGACAATGAAATAGGTATTAGTGCTTTGAAAGAAATGCGTAAATTAGATGTAGGTTGTGATAATGTCTTGTTTGGAGGTGATAGGTTAGGTATTTATTTCTTAGAGACAGGAACTAGTACTCGTGCTAGTAATGTTATTTACGATAGAGCAAATAGTTCTATGTCAAGCCTTCAAAAAGGAGAGTTTGATTGGAAGGAAATATTAAAAGGAGCTACATGGTTTCATTGGAGCGGTATCACACCAGCACTTTCTGAATCTGCTGCTGAAGCTTGTCTTGAAGCCATTAAGGTTGCTCACGATATGGGATTAACTATTTCTACGGATTTGAATTATCGTGCTAAACTTTGGCAATATGGTAAACAACCGAAAGAAGTTATGCCAGAAATGTTAAAGTATAGCAATGTGATTCTAGGAGATATTGATACGGCTTATTTTATGTTGGGGTTAGATAAAGTTGATCCTGATTATAAGGATAGTGCAGCATTACCAGCTCTATATGATAAAATCTTCGATATGTGTCCTGAAATGAAATATGTTGCAACTACTTTGCGCTATTCTGTTAGTGCTTCGCACCAACGCATTGGGGGAGTAATGTATGATGGAAAAACTATTTTCAATGCAGAAGTTCAAGAAGTAACTCCTGTTGTTGATAGAGTAGGAAGTGGAGACGCCTTTATGGGTGGATTGATTTATGGTTTGAATGAAGAGCCATTAGACAAACAAAGAGCATTAAACTTTGCTGTTGCGGCTTGTTGTTTAAAACACACTATAGCAGGAGATTATAATTTAGTAACAAAACCAGAAATTGAAAAATTACTTTCAGGGGATTTTTCAGGAAAAGTATCAAGATAA
- a CDS encoding SDR family NAD(P)-dependent oxidoreductase, producing MGKVEGKVAVITGATGGIGFEVAKRLGKDGYTVILNGIDDKAGAERIAELTSEGITAEYYGFDATNDEAVTENINKIGEKYGKIDALINNTGGIGVRARFEEMTTAEYKFVMALNLDSVFFASRAAIPFLKKGENASIINYTSNAAWNGAGPGAGIYATSKGGVQSITRALAKDLAEYGIRVNAVSPGTIDTPFHAQIKATKPEVFASWKSSVLLGRLGAPEEVAGVISFLVSDDASFITAETIQIGGGQALGI from the coding sequence ATGGGTAAAGTAGAAGGTAAAGTAGCAGTTATTACTGGTGCAACTGGAGGAATTGGTTTCGAAGTTGCTAAAAGATTAGGTAAAGATGGATATACTGTAATTTTAAATGGTATTGATGATAAAGCAGGTGCTGAAAGAATAGCAGAACTTACTTCAGAAGGAATTACAGCTGAATATTACGGTTTTGACGCTACAAATGATGAAGCGGTAACTGAAAACATCAATAAAATAGGTGAAAAGTACGGTAAAATTGATGCTTTAATTAATAATACTGGTGGAATTGGTGTAAGAGCTAGATTTGAAGAAATGACAACAGCAGAATATAAATTTGTTATGGCTTTGAACCTTGATTCAGTATTTTTTGCTTCAAGAGCTGCTATTCCTTTCCTTAAAAAAGGTGAAAACGCTTCAATCATTAACTATACATCAAATGCTGCTTGGAATGGTGCGGGACCAGGTGCTGGTATCTATGCAACTTCAAAAGGTGGGGTTCAATCGATTACTAGAGCTTTAGCTAAAGATTTAGCTGAGTACGGTATTAGAGTGAATGCTGTATCTCCTGGTACAATTGATACTCCTTTCCATGCACAAATTAAAGCTACTAAGCCTGAAGTTTTTGCTTCTTGGAAAAGTAGTGTATTATTAGGTAGATTAGGAGCGCCAGAAGAAGTAGCTGGTGTTATATCTTTCTTAGTAAGTGATGATGCTTCTTTCATAACTGCTGAAACTATCCAAATTGGTGGAGGTCAAGCTTTAGGAATATAA
- a CDS encoding chondroitinase-B domain-containing protein produces MKKITILKTNSLNQIMVLMCFLFFNALQAQTTYTSASALITAVKAAGTTGGTFILKNGSYSNFQGGFTDLNQTTSNPIIIKAETVGGVTLTGNSYFTFKRCAHITVEGFNIIATGSSTLVKLEGSNNIRITRNVFDLTTTVAIKWVYIGGVWDDTVFPYNNPSHHNRIDHNTFQNKRTAGHYITIDGNNSKHQSQYDRIDHNYFKDNGPRAVNEQESIRVGWSDMSKSSGFTTVEYNLFENCDGDPEIVSVKSCDNIIRHNTFRGSYGTLSFRHGNRNRAEGNYFFGNGREIGNAPAPNESTKLYTGGMRVYGTDHVIINNYFEGLNGTKWDAPITLTQGDAIEGSSSDLTKHYRIERLLVAYNTLVNNDQGIEIGFSNNGAYGQKMKDVTIANNLITSDRNSLVKIVDGKDQGSDITWKNNLMYPTGSATLISGATTTTLSSSSQVINENPNLVFNSATGTWKSTASTPLYANASSVANEQDIDGQSRPSTSNPGADHFSMESVRYMPMTTATVGPSAYENIPLALSAINSFSIGEGSQTTNVTTNLSWTATVDSPSWLSVNNASGTGNGSIVITATANNSGATRAGLLTVTGDGIDPVTLTVTQVGPTLTLSAISNLVAAGESKMTTVSSNVAWTASIDNPSWLSISPSSGTNNGSITVTATANTTTTSRSGTLTVIGGGLTRTLTITQDGKPSGAVLINAGVAGAPVTVTATQEQVDATRSNYAINTLDKDTGTRWSDLGTGSTTAPYGVLTYDFGGVYTLESIKIATTGTSTKFYYYGIQFSIDGVNYSTMVDVTSDLGTAFKTYLFTDQARYVKITGKGNNSSAFSTISEIEFYGQAVLSVKKNQLNNAFTVYPNPVSATLYMQSSLINASHAIMYTMDGKEVLNSKLTSSDASLFSMDVSSLQNGTYLLKILNESGAIVGTKMVLVKN; encoded by the coding sequence ATGAAAAAAATTACTATTTTAAAAACCAATTCGTTAAACCAAATTATGGTGTTAATGTGTTTTCTGTTTTTTAATGCATTGCAAGCACAAACGACCTATACGAGTGCAAGTGCTTTAATCACAGCTGTAAAAGCGGCGGGAACCACTGGGGGAACTTTTATTCTTAAAAATGGAAGTTATTCTAACTTTCAAGGAGGGTTTACAGATTTAAATCAAACTACCTCCAATCCAATTATTATCAAAGCAGAGACTGTTGGAGGGGTTACTTTGACAGGGAATTCATATTTTACTTTTAAAAGATGCGCTCATATAACTGTTGAAGGCTTTAATATTATTGCCACTGGTTCAAGTACTTTGGTAAAACTTGAAGGATCGAATAATATCAGAATTACAAGAAATGTATTTGATTTGACTACAACAGTTGCTATCAAATGGGTGTATATTGGAGGTGTTTGGGACGATACTGTTTTCCCTTATAACAATCCGAGTCACCACAATCGTATTGATCATAATACCTTTCAAAACAAGCGCACCGCTGGTCATTACATAACCATAGATGGTAATAATTCAAAACATCAATCGCAATACGATCGTATTGATCATAATTATTTCAAAGACAATGGTCCTAGAGCGGTTAATGAACAGGAATCTATTAGAGTGGGTTGGAGTGATATGTCTAAGTCAAGTGGTTTTACAACGGTAGAATATAACTTATTTGAAAATTGTGATGGAGATCCTGAAATTGTATCAGTGAAATCTTGTGACAATATCATCAGACACAACACTTTTAGAGGTAGCTATGGAACATTGTCTTTCAGACATGGAAACAGAAATAGAGCAGAGGGGAATTACTTCTTTGGTAATGGTCGTGAAATAGGAAATGCTCCAGCTCCTAACGAGTCAACCAAATTATATACCGGAGGAATGAGAGTTTATGGTACAGATCACGTTATAATCAATAATTACTTTGAAGGACTGAACGGAACTAAATGGGATGCGCCAATTACCTTGACTCAAGGAGATGCAATTGAAGGAAGTAGTTCTGATTTAACCAAGCATTACAGAATAGAACGCCTTTTGGTTGCTTATAATACTTTGGTAAATAATGATCAAGGAATCGAAATAGGGTTTTCTAATAATGGTGCCTATGGCCAAAAAATGAAAGATGTTACAATTGCAAATAATCTTATTACTAGTGATAGAAATAGTTTGGTAAAAATAGTGGATGGTAAGGACCAAGGTTCTGATATAACTTGGAAAAATAACCTGATGTACCCTACTGGAAGTGCCACTTTAATTTCAGGTGCCACTACTACCACACTGTCAAGTAGCAGTCAGGTGATTAATGAAAATCCTAATTTAGTGTTTAATAGCGCTACGGGCACATGGAAATCTACGGCCTCAACTCCGCTTTATGCAAATGCTTCTTCAGTTGCTAATGAGCAAGATATTGATGGGCAATCTAGACCTTCAACGAGTAATCCTGGTGCTGACCATTTTAGCATGGAATCAGTTCGCTATATGCCAATGACAACAGCAACAGTTGGGCCTTCTGCTTATGAAAACATTCCTCTTGCTTTGTCTGCAATAAATAGTTTTTCCATAGGGGAGGGGAGTCAAACCACAAACGTAACTACAAATCTTAGTTGGACAGCAACCGTTGATAGTCCAAGTTGGTTAAGTGTAAATAATGCTTCAGGAACTGGTAATGGCTCTATTGTAATTACTGCTACCGCAAATAATTCTGGTGCTACTAGAGCGGGGCTTTTAACAGTGACCGGAGACGGTATTGATCCTGTGACTTTAACTGTAACACAGGTTGGTCCTACACTTACTTTATCAGCTATTTCAAATTTAGTAGCTGCTGGAGAGAGCAAAATGACAACAGTTAGTTCAAATGTTGCTTGGACTGCTAGTATTGATAATCCTAGTTGGTTGAGCATTAGCCCAAGTTCGGGAACAAACAACGGTTCAATAACGGTTACAGCTACGGCCAATACAACAACAACTTCTAGATCAGGAACCTTAACTGTTATTGGTGGAGGATTAACAAGAACCTTAACGATTACTCAAGATGGGAAACCTTCTGGAGCTGTATTAATAAATGCTGGTGTTGCAGGAGCACCTGTAACGGTGACGGCGACTCAAGAACAAGTTGACGCTACTCGTTCTAATTACGCTATAAATACTTTGGATAAAGATACAGGTACAAGATGGTCTGATTTAGGGACAGGTAGTACAACAGCTCCTTATGGGGTGTTGACTTATGATTTTGGAGGAGTATATACTTTGGAATCAATTAAAATTGCTACAACTGGTACTTCGACTAAGTTTTATTATTATGGTATTCAATTTTCTATTGATGGAGTGAATTATTCAACAATGGTAGATGTAACAAGTGATTTAGGAACAGCTTTCAAAACCTATTTATTTACTGATCAAGCAAGATATGTGAAAATTACAGGTAAAGGGAATAACTCTTCTGCGTTTTCAACTATTTCCGAAATTGAATTTTACGGTCAAGCTGTTTTATCCGTAAAGAAGAACCAACTTAACAATGCTTTTACTGTTTATCCTAATCCAGTTTCTGCTACTTTGTATATGCAATCTTCATTGATAAATGCTAGTCACGCAATAATGTATACTATGGATGGCAAGGAAGTTTTGAATAGTAAATTAACAAGTTCTGATGCTTCACTTTTCTCTATGGATGTAAGTAGTCTTCAAAACGGAACTTATTTATTGAAAATCCTAAACGAGTCTGGAGCTATTGTGGGAACTAAAATGGTTTTGGTTAAAAACTAG
- a CDS encoding SusC/RagA family TonB-linked outer membrane protein — protein sequence MNLKTKLILMLMMIFNISLFAQGGYILSGTVVDGGKMPIPGANVIIANSTKGASTDIDGKFRLEVKSGDVLQVSYIGFKMQSIKITNQKTLNIVLADSSNELEEIVVVGYGTRKKSHLTGAIAKIGGEDVAAVQASRVDEALAGKLSGVRIQAQDGAPGSDPKIQIRAASSVNGNSSPLIVVDGYPISGSIATINPNDIESLEVLKDAASAAIYGSRGANGVILVTTKKGKAGKPSFSYNAYSSVSNRYVKDNVQMTASEWGNKLESGIADGTYNVSGVNAGLLNYRINAFKNAPDVLAVEDWLFRTGKSISNDFSMSGGTEDVKYFASLGHQNIEGIVITQGFEKINARMNVDAKLGEKFKTGVSFNGFTSKRDIVGWDMRDLIRAYNISPIYHTAASIAFVQQLDAQRAALSTSGVPGLSSSFDSGYRAGPDSPFNKSIYTLQPGMTAQDWHYGRAGNGIGGTGDAGPATKLDNTDRYQKTYFANINTYLQYSLLEGLNLKTVLGADLNDVQDYYWRGLESDSQARSNQTNLDQTELKQSSVLSETTLSYTKEMGKHEISAVAGVEFQSIYYKGVSLAGTNVPFRDVIDYSLFDPADITVRERDETIIRKSVFGRVNYAYDDRYLASVSVRRDGDSRFGANKKYQTFPAVSLGWNVHKESFYKSDLLSLVKLRFSTGSLGTTSDLGAYNSLSLLRPQATVFGTGFLLPSDVANPDLTWQTNTETNFGVDFGITNNRFRLSVDYYTSDIQDILINQSVSEVLGTPSIRLNSGDVRSSGLEFELSAGLVQNNDFSWDVSANLSTVKTEIKDLGGLTELPRQIYGQSGRGPVFRNYVGGGIGEMWGIQTLGKVEDKYMNDPSLLIGMSSSAFYVKDQQSPGEPGYGVIDKTKTVAEGGDLVKIGQNTPDFYWGLNSSFKYKDFDMSFQLQGSHGAEVWNVDPIYWNSEFGGRLSTRFDAEYNAPEGTPGKGIAEHNGLPYLDSNNQLDAQIQDASYVALRNLTIGYSFKSELAAKVGVSSARVYAAATNLLYLMGKDYTSFNPEGVDTTNTGYAGPTTYGVQVGASPIVRSFTLGLNVNF from the coding sequence ATGAATTTAAAAACTAAACTTATTTTAATGCTAATGATGATATTTAATATATCATTATTTGCGCAAGGCGGATATATATTATCCGGTACGGTAGTAGATGGAGGTAAAATGCCTATCCCTGGTGCTAATGTAATTATAGCTAATTCTACAAAAGGCGCCTCAACCGATATTGATGGAAAGTTCAGATTGGAAGTTAAATCTGGAGATGTACTTCAAGTTTCGTACATAGGTTTCAAAATGCAATCAATTAAGATTACAAATCAAAAGACTCTTAACATTGTACTAGCTGATAGTTCTAATGAATTGGAAGAAATTGTAGTTGTTGGATATGGAACCCGTAAAAAATCACATCTTACAGGAGCAATTGCAAAAATTGGTGGTGAGGATGTTGCAGCTGTACAAGCTAGTCGTGTTGATGAAGCGTTGGCTGGTAAGTTATCAGGTGTAAGAATCCAAGCTCAAGATGGAGCGCCAGGTTCAGATCCTAAGATTCAAATTAGAGCTGCATCATCTGTTAACGGTAATTCTAGTCCGTTGATTGTTGTAGATGGATATCCTATTTCAGGAAGTATTGCAACTATTAATCCAAATGATATCGAGAGTTTAGAGGTATTAAAAGATGCTGCTTCAGCTGCTATTTATGGTTCTAGAGGGGCTAATGGTGTAATTTTGGTTACAACCAAAAAAGGTAAAGCAGGTAAGCCTAGTTTTAGCTACAATGCTTACTCAAGTGTGTCGAATAGATACGTGAAAGACAATGTACAAATGACTGCTAGTGAATGGGGGAATAAATTAGAATCGGGTATAGCTGATGGTACTTATAATGTTTCAGGAGTGAATGCAGGTCTTTTAAACTATAGAATTAATGCTTTTAAAAATGCACCTGATGTTTTAGCTGTAGAAGATTGGCTTTTCCGCACTGGAAAAAGTATTAGTAATGATTTCAGCATGAGTGGAGGTACTGAGGATGTGAAATATTTTGCGTCACTTGGTCATCAAAATATTGAGGGCATAGTAATTACTCAAGGTTTTGAGAAAATTAATGCACGTATGAACGTTGATGCTAAATTAGGAGAGAAATTCAAAACAGGAGTAAGTTTTAATGGATTTACATCTAAAAGAGATATTGTAGGTTGGGATATGAGAGATCTTATTAGGGCTTATAATATTAGTCCTATTTACCATACGGCAGCTTCTATCGCCTTTGTTCAACAATTAGATGCTCAAAGAGCAGCTTTGTCAACTTCAGGTGTACCTGGACTTAGTAGTTCATTTGACTCTGGTTATAGAGCAGGTCCTGATTCTCCATTTAATAAAAGTATTTATACTTTACAACCAGGTATGACTGCGCAAGATTGGCATTATGGAAGAGCTGGTAATGGTATTGGAGGGACAGGTGATGCTGGTCCTGCAACAAAGTTAGACAACACAGACCGTTATCAAAAAACGTATTTTGCTAACATAAATACTTATTTACAATATAGTCTTCTAGAAGGGTTAAATTTAAAAACTGTTTTGGGAGCTGATCTTAATGATGTTCAAGATTATTACTGGAGAGGTTTAGAGTCAGATTCTCAGGCACGTTCTAATCAAACTAATTTAGATCAAACAGAATTAAAACAATCTTCAGTATTAAGTGAAACTACTTTGAGTTATACCAAAGAAATGGGTAAACATGAGATATCTGCTGTAGCTGGTGTTGAATTTCAAAGTATTTATTACAAAGGAGTTTCTTTAGCTGGAACTAATGTGCCATTTAGAGATGTTATTGATTATAGCTTATTTGATCCTGCGGATATAACTGTAAGAGAAAGAGACGAGACCATAATTAGAAAAAGTGTTTTCGGAAGAGTGAATTATGCGTATGACGATCGTTATTTGGCGTCGGTATCGGTAAGAAGAGATGGTGATTCTCGTTTTGGTGCTAATAAAAAATACCAAACGTTTCCGGCGGTTTCTTTAGGATGGAATGTGCACAAAGAGTCATTTTACAAATCAGATTTATTGAGCTTGGTAAAACTAAGATTTAGTACAGGGTCCTTAGGGACTACTTCTGATTTAGGAGCGTATAATTCATTGAGTCTTTTGCGACCTCAAGCAACCGTGTTTGGAACCGGTTTTCTACTTCCTAGCGATGTTGCAAATCCCGATTTAACCTGGCAAACCAATACTGAGACAAACTTTGGTGTTGATTTTGGAATTACAAATAATCGTTTCAGATTGAGTGTTGATTATTATACCTCAGATATTCAAGATATCTTAATTAATCAAAGTGTGTCAGAAGTACTTGGAACTCCTTCAATAAGACTTAATTCAGGTGATGTAAGAAGCTCTGGATTAGAGTTTGAATTATCTGCAGGTCTTGTGCAAAATAATGATTTCTCATGGGATGTTTCTGCCAACTTATCTACAGTAAAAACTGAAATTAAAGATTTAGGTGGTTTGACTGAATTGCCAAGACAAATTTATGGTCAGAGTGGTAGAGGACCTGTTTTTAGAAACTATGTAGGAGGAGGTATTGGTGAAATGTGGGGAATTCAAACTCTTGGAAAAGTTGAAGATAAATATATGAATGATCCAAGTTTACTTATTGGCATGAGTAGTTCTGCTTTTTATGTTAAAGATCAACAGTCTCCTGGTGAGCCTGGATATGGTGTTATTGATAAAACCAAAACAGTTGCTGAAGGTGGAGATTTAGTTAAAATAGGACAAAATACACCAGACTTCTACTGGGGATTGAACAGTTCATTTAAATATAAAGATTTTGATATGTCATTCCAATTACAAGGATCTCACGGAGCGGAGGTTTGGAATGTTGATCCAATTTATTGGAATTCAGAATTTGGTGGAAGATTAAGTACTCGTTTTGATGCAGAGTATAATGCTCCTGAAGGGACCCCAGGAAAAGGTATTGCGGAGCATAATGGATTACCTTATTTAGATTCAAATAATCAATTAGATGCGCAAATTCAAGACGCTTCTTATGTTGCTTTGAGAAACCTTACAATAGGATATTCTTTTAAATCAGAATTGGCTGCTAAAGTAGGTGTAAGTTCTGCAAGGGTGTATGCTGCTGCTACTAACCTATTATATTTAATGGGGAAAGATTATACTTCTTTTAATCCAGAGGGTGTGGATACTACCAATACTGGTTATGCAGGTCCTACTACCTATGGAGTACAAGTAGGTGCAAGTCCTATAGTTAGAAGCTTTACGCTAGGATTAAATGTTAACTTTTAA
- a CDS encoding bifunctional 4-hydroxy-2-oxoglutarate aldolase/2-dehydro-3-deoxy-phosphogluconate aldolase — translation MAQFTRIEVAQVMKETGLVPLFYHKDIEVSKQVMKACYDGGARLLEFTSRGDFAHEIFTALVKYAIAELPGMVLGVGSVTDAAAASLYMQLGANFIVTPVFREDIAIVCNRRKVMWSPGCGSLTEIARAEEMGCEVVKLFPGELYGPAFINGIKGPQPWTTIMPTGGVSPTRESLTEWFKAGAVCVGMGSKLVKAEADGKFDLAKIESLTRECIEIIKELKK, via the coding sequence ATGGCACAATTTACACGAATTGAAGTAGCACAAGTAATGAAAGAAACAGGTCTCGTACCTTTGTTTTATCATAAAGATATCGAAGTGAGTAAGCAAGTGATGAAGGCTTGTTATGATGGTGGAGCTCGTTTGTTGGAATTTACAAGTAGAGGAGATTTTGCTCATGAAATCTTTACCGCTTTAGTTAAATATGCTATTGCAGAATTACCTGGTATGGTATTAGGAGTAGGTTCGGTTACAGATGCAGCTGCGGCTTCTTTATATATGCAGTTGGGAGCTAATTTTATTGTGACGCCAGTATTTAGAGAGGATATAGCTATTGTATGTAATCGCCGTAAAGTGATGTGGTCACCTGGTTGTGGGTCATTAACTGAAATTGCTAGAGCTGAAGAAATGGGATGTGAAGTAGTGAAGTTATTCCCAGGGGAATTATACGGTCCTGCTTTTATCAACGGAATCAAAGGGCCTCAACCTTGGACAACTATTATGCCAACTGGTGGGGTGTCACCAACTCGTGAAAGTTTAACTGAGTGGTTTAAAGCCGGTGCAGTTTGTGTTGGTATGGGGTCAAAACTTGTTAAAGCAGAAGCCGATGGTAAATTTGATTTAGCTAAGATTGAATCTTTAACTAGAGAATGTATAGAAATAATAAAAGAATTGAAAAAATAG
- a CDS encoding RagB/SusD family nutrient uptake outer membrane protein → MKRVYILLFGLVLLTTACDNDLDQVPPNIARSNSLKDFQGVLNAAYYYQIGSVTPMAVMGDFRADNAKMFESPYTEFDIYGPNLTAMDNQFFRPFYAAMYKAILSTNNVIENSSNATHVAEAKFLRALSYFKLVRVFGDVVVFTGTTPNIPDIPTYDLKRRPVADVYNNVIIPDLMAARDALSATRSSTGRATKYAAQGLLGKVYMQMGNFTLATPELAAVVNAAAAMGSSSTTQFHLRPTYAGVFGSTNDLNSEILFATQISSSIIDEYGFTEFWSWYLGQDTKSQSPVDPRLVSAYDNGDDRKSVNILQSGARIISPKYNQANGPNHDWIELRLADIILLYAEALNETTNASGLNSASILARLDPIRTRAGLTSLSGTALTQAAVRTAILNERRLELAFEGQRWFDLVRTGTVNAEMGVTIDSKYHLFPVPISEILATNGIITQNSGY, encoded by the coding sequence ATGAAAAGAGTATATATATTATTATTTGGATTAGTGTTGTTAACAACAGCATGTGATAATGATTTGGATCAAGTTCCACCAAATATCGCTAGATCAAATTCTTTAAAAGATTTTCAGGGAGTTTTAAATGCAGCATATTACTATCAGATAGGTTCTGTAACACCTATGGCGGTAATGGGTGACTTCAGGGCTGACAATGCGAAAATGTTTGAGTCTCCCTATACGGAATTTGATATTTACGGGCCTAATTTAACGGCAATGGATAATCAATTTTTCCGTCCGTTCTATGCGGCTATGTACAAGGCTATATTGAGTACAAACAACGTTATTGAAAACTCTTCAAATGCTACACATGTGGCTGAAGCTAAATTTTTAAGAGCTTTGTCTTACTTTAAACTAGTGCGCGTTTTTGGAGATGTTGTCGTATTTACAGGGACAACGCCAAATATACCTGATATCCCGACTTATGATTTAAAAAGACGACCAGTTGCTGATGTTTATAACAACGTAATTATTCCTGATTTGATGGCTGCTCGAGATGCTTTAAGTGCTACAAGATCTTCTACTGGAAGAGCAACAAAGTATGCGGCACAAGGATTGCTTGGAAAAGTGTATATGCAAATGGGTAATTTTACTCTTGCTACACCAGAACTAGCTGCTGTTGTAAATGCTGCTGCAGCGATGGGCTCATCGTCAACGACACAGTTTCATTTACGCCCAACTTATGCTGGTGTTTTTGGGAGTACAAATGATTTGAATTCAGAAATTCTTTTTGCAACTCAAATTTCAAGTTCAATAATAGACGAATATGGATTTACTGAGTTTTGGTCATGGTATCTTGGACAAGATACAAAATCACAATCACCTGTTGATCCACGTTTAGTTTCTGCTTATGATAATGGAGATGATAGGAAATCGGTAAATATTCTTCAATCAGGAGCTAGAATTATATCTCCAAAATACAATCAAGCAAACGGTCCTAATCATGACTGGATTGAACTAAGATTAGCAGATATTATTTTGTTGTATGCAGAAGCCTTAAATGAAACGACGAATGCAAGTGGATTAAATTCAGCAAGTATTTTAGCTAGATTGGATCCTATTAGAACTAGAGCAGGGTTAACTTCTTTAAGTGGTACAGCATTAACTCAAGCTGCTGTTAGAACTGCAATTCTAAATGAAAGAAGGTTAGAGTTGGCTTTTGAGGGACAAAGATGGTTTGATTTAGTGAGAACAGGAACTGTAAATGCTGAAATGGGTGTCACAATTGATAGTAAGTATCATTTGTTTCCTGTTCCAATTTCAGAAATATTAGCAACTAATGGAATAATTACACAAAACTCTGGTTACTAA